A genomic window from Scomber scombrus chromosome 18, fScoSco1.1, whole genome shotgun sequence includes:
- the tlcd3ba gene encoding TLC domain containing 3Ba, whose amino-acid sequence MFALMAAGSVFFPGLFLLSKHSLKHMMGWMEGDAATVSARLVSSVQAVMASSAGCIIASSCSDVIEDKHWLTDAYILFATPYFAYDIYAMFLCYWHKLRVKGHEDDAAVRSQGAAVAGYLRREPLMVLHHVFMVAFCFPASLLWRQGKGDYFQGLLFLAELSTPFVCLGKVLIQHSRRHTVQHGLCR is encoded by the exons ATGTTTGCCCTCATGGCCGCCGGCTCCGTCTTCTTCCCAGGACTCTTCCTGCTGTCCAAACACTCCCTCAAACACATGatgggatggatggagggagacGCTGCCACTGTATCTGCACg TTTGGTGTCGTCTGTTCAGGCCGTCATGGCTTCATCAGCCGGTTGCATCATCGCCTCGTCCTGCAGCGACGTCATCGAAGACAA gCACTGGCTGACTGACGCCTACATCCTCTTCGCCACGCCTTACTTCGCCTACGACATCTACGCCATGTTCCTGTGTTACTGGCACAAGCTGCGGGTCAAAGGTCACGAGGATGACGCAGCCGTGAGGTCGCAGGGCGCCGCCGTGGCCGGTTACCTGCGGAGGGAGCCGCTCATGGTGCTGCATCACGTCTTCATGGTGGCCTTCTGCTTCCCCGCATCGCTG ctgtggCGGCAGGGTAAAGGTGATTACTTCCAGGGCCTTTTGTTTCTGGCTGAGCTCAGCACACCGTTCGTCTGTCTGGGGAAAGTCCTGATCCAG CATAGCAGACGACACACAGTGCAACATGGTTTGTGCAGGTGA